From a single Glycine soja cultivar W05 chromosome 19, ASM419377v2, whole genome shotgun sequence genomic region:
- the LOC114398052 gene encoding protein SODIUM POTASSIUM ROOT DEFECTIVE 2-like — protein sequence MKGIDIFCASQASTAICLSMDQPSSSYSSSSSSISNTAQFGGRAIDRHNPIITDPRRTPSRDLISPSSSSQSPIEPKPLHDHLQKTKKNSTSKPSGQKKKSAAKGHDQKKKSAAGKLTEHITNNYSSKPIDSILRRSWARPPSDLITPPGSSRYLLIDTPSLDRVSSVYDPVLALTDVNKEKAQVIHLDQTKHSSKPSSSTLPKSDSSDQVVELRVSLHCKGCEGKVRKHLSRMRGVTSFNIDFAAKKVTVVGDVTPLSVLASISKVKNAQFWPEHASIVGSETKRTNLI from the exons ATGAAAGGCATAGACATCTTCTGTGCATCACAGGCCTCAACAGCTATATGTCTTAGCATGGATCAACCCTCTTCCTCCTAttcctcttcttcatcttccattTCCAACACTGCTCAATTTGGTGGCAGAGCCATTGACCGCCACAACCCCATCATCACAGATCCTAGAAGAACCCCCTCAAGAGACCTCATTTCCCCTAGCTCTTCTTCTCAGTCCCCCATTGAGCCCAAACCTTTGCATGATCATCTccaaaagacaaagaaaaactCCACTTCCAAGCCAAGTGGTCAGAAGAAGAAGAGTGCTGCAAAGGGTCATGATCAGAAGAAGAAAAGTGCTGCGGGAAAGTTGACCGAACACATCACCAACAATTACTCCTCAAAACCAATTGACAGCATTCTGAGGAGGAGTTGGGCTAGGCCACCTTCTGATTTGATCACTCCTCCTGGTTCTTCAAGATATTTGCTCATTGACACGCCTTCCTTGGACCGCGTATCTTCGGTTTATGATCCTGTTTTGGCTTTAACTGATGTTAATAAGGAGAAAGCACAGGTTATTCATCTTGATCAAACCAAACATTCATCTAAACCCTCTAGCTCCACTCTTCCAAAATCTGATTCCTCAGACCag GTTGTAGAATTGAGGGTTTCTCTGCACTGCAAAGGTTGTGAAGGGAAGGTGAGGAAACATCTGTCTAGAATGCGAG GAGTTACGTCCTTCAACATAGACTTTGCGGCAAAGAAGGTTACAGTAGTTGGTGATGTGACTCCTTTGAGCGTATTGGCAAGCATATCAAAGGTGAAGAATGCACAATTTTGGCCAGAACATGCTTCAATAGTTGGATCCGAAACAAAGAGAACAAATTTGATCTAA
- the LOC114398858 gene encoding uncharacterized protein LOC114398858 produces the protein MSDVFKSETRGENHGILRYPMLPVKTLLLLVVSCCISDWAFWNELSVGSSSRNSEPLQPPVSGLESACCKDADQPSPVSVLESSFTDDLSSCSDCFESLNVDIQGLRMQLQLLKLESEEFVDEPVLIQSDEDGGEASTGISEDNELHKTGDSWESSYMIDVLYESGIDRAQPDAFLEVWDSQECPVSLSVFDELEKRYSDWTNCPRSERRLLFDRINSGIISLNEQFMGVQPWVSPTTATNLCSKLIKNGLQDGLYSMLGSQGKVKDTALGKVLVSEMQWLNLRDDINGIGREVESLLLDDLVTEIAVT, from the exons ATGAGTGATGTGTTCAAGAGTGAAACAAGGGGTGAGAATCATGGAATCTTGCGTTACCCAATGTTACCT GTTAAAACACTGTTACTTCTTGTCGTGTCGTGTTGCATTTCGGATTGGGCTTTCTGGAAT GAGTTATCAGTTGGGTCTTCCAGTAGAAATTCTGAACCCTTGCAACCTCCTGTATCTGGACTTGAATCTGCATGCTGTAAAGATGCAGATCAACCCAGTCCAGTCTCAGTGCTAGAATCTTCTTTTACAGATGATCTGTCATCTTGTTCTGATTGTTTTGAAAGTCTCAATGTTGACATACAAG GGCTTCGAATGCAACTCCAGTTGCTGAAGCTAGAATCTGAAGAATTTGTGGATGAACCTGTGCTAATTCAAAGTGATGAAGACGGTGGGGAGGCATCTACTGGAATTTCAGAAGACAATGAATTGCATAAGACTGGAGATAGTTGGGAGTCCTCCTACATGATTGATGTCTTGTATGAATCTGGTATCGATAGAGCTCAGCCTGATGCATTTTTGGAAGTTTGGGATTCTCAGGAATGCCCTGTTAGTCTTTCAGTGTTTGATGAACTTGAAAAGAGGTACTCTGATTGGACTAATTGTCCAAGGTCTGAAAGGAGATTGCTTTTTGATCGTATAAATTCGGGAATTATCAGTCTAAACGAGCAATTCATGGGGGTACAGCCATGGGTAAGCCCTACTACAGCCACAAATCTTTGttctaaattgattaaaaatggaCTCCAAGACGGTCTATACAGTATGCTGGGGAGCCAAGGAAAAGTAAAGGATACCGCACTGGGGAAGGTGCTGGTTAGCGAAATGCAGTGGTTGAACTTAAGAGATGACATTAATGGAATAGGTAGGGAAGTTGAGAGCTTGCTGCTAGATGATCTAGTGACAGAGATAGCCGTTACATAG